In the Oxobacter pfennigii genome, one interval contains:
- a CDS encoding MATE family efflux transporter: protein MNEEKRMNPKQERTLIMESMPVNKAIWTLAIPTMIASLIQVIYNMTDTFFIGKLNNPNMIAAISLTMPIFMIVQAFGNVFAIGGASLISRLLGKGEKENASQAGAVAFWSALCLCIIMSSIGFIFVEPILKFCGASSNTIVFAKEYLVIMLFGGPFIGMQMALGGLLRSEGATRESMIGMMTGAILNMVLDPIFILVLNTGVAGAAYATVIGNIFGFAYYIAFYIKKRSMISISPKYFSFNSKVYGEIFKIGIPASIGMILMSIGFTISNVFAASFGDDVVAANGVINRVTSISIMLTMALAQGCQPLMGYSYGARKYDRLLETIKRALVIGTIMSTSFAILFFIFSSVWIRVFINDAVVIDLGVRIIRAFVWAMPFLGIQMILMTMFQALGKTVESLIISLGRQGLFFIPALIILSSLWGFDGFIYAQPSSDILTTILSLTLFLAMRKKLHITSKEVS from the coding sequence TTGAATGAAGAAAAAAGAATGAATCCGAAACAAGAGCGAACCTTAATTATGGAATCCATGCCTGTGAATAAAGCCATATGGACTTTAGCAATACCTACCATGATAGCTTCATTGATTCAAGTTATTTATAACATGACAGATACTTTTTTTATAGGTAAGCTGAATAACCCCAATATGATAGCCGCAATTTCCTTAACTATGCCGATTTTTATGATCGTTCAGGCATTTGGCAATGTATTTGCAATTGGCGGGGCTTCACTGATATCCAGGTTATTGGGAAAAGGAGAAAAGGAAAATGCCAGCCAAGCGGGTGCAGTTGCCTTTTGGTCTGCTTTATGTCTCTGTATTATTATGTCCTCCATAGGATTTATATTTGTGGAACCGATATTAAAGTTCTGTGGTGCAAGTAGCAATACTATTGTGTTTGCAAAAGAATATTTAGTGATTATGCTTTTTGGAGGTCCGTTCATTGGAATGCAAATGGCACTTGGGGGGTTGCTGAGGTCTGAGGGTGCCACCAGAGAATCAATGATTGGAATGATGACTGGTGCTATATTGAATATGGTATTGGATCCGATATTTATTTTAGTATTAAATACAGGAGTTGCCGGGGCAGCTTATGCAACTGTTATCGGGAATATATTTGGTTTTGCATACTATATAGCATTCTATATAAAGAAACGTAGTATGATATCCATTTCTCCGAAATATTTTAGTTTTAATAGTAAGGTATATGGAGAAATATTTAAAATAGGAATACCTGCATCAATCGGTATGATTCTTATGAGCATAGGTTTTACCATTTCGAATGTTTTTGCAGCTAGTTTTGGTGACGATGTTGTAGCCGCCAATGGAGTAATTAATCGCGTTACCAGTATTTCAATTATGCTCACTATGGCCTTAGCTCAGGGTTGTCAGCCTCTTATGGGCTACAGTTATGGCGCCAGAAAATATGACCGTCTGTTGGAAACAATAAAAAGAGCCCTCGTTATCGGAACTATTATGTCTACTTCATTTGCCATCCTCTTTTTCATATTTTCCAGCGTATGGATTAGGGTGTTTATAAATGATGCAGTTGTTATAGATTTGGGAGTAAGAATAATTAGGGCATTTGTATGGGCTATGCCTTTTTTGGGGATTCAAATGATATTAATGACTATGTTTCAGGCACTTGGCAAAACAGTAGAATCCCTGATTATATCCCTTGGCAGGCAAGGTTTGTTCTTTATCCCGGCACTTATCATTCTCAGTTCATTATGGGGATTTGACGGTTTTATCTATGCCCAGCCTTCTTCAGATATTTTAACCACAATACTTTCTTTGACGCTATTTTTGGCCATGAGGAAAAAGCTTCATATTACTTCTAAAGAGGTATCATAA
- a CDS encoding MarR family winged helix-turn-helix transcriptional regulator, with protein sequence MGPKNFIGFEIRTLSNLIKRRGESSKVIGEADKITGMHGWVIGYLYDNLRKGDVFQRDLEAEFSIRRPTATGILQLMEKNGLIERVPVDYDARLKKLVLTPKAIAIHEKVDMEINLIEEEMTKGLTKEEINSFLSILRKIKKNME encoded by the coding sequence ATGGGCCCTAAGAATTTTATTGGCTTTGAAATAAGGACGCTTTCCAACTTGATAAAGCGGAGGGGAGAGAGTTCTAAAGTTATAGGAGAAGCTGACAAAATTACCGGGATGCACGGCTGGGTAATAGGTTACCTGTACGATAACCTTAGAAAAGGTGATGTTTTTCAGCGGGATTTGGAAGCGGAGTTTTCTATCCGGCGCCCAACAGCCACAGGTATTTTGCAGCTGATGGAGAAGAACGGCTTGATTGAAAGGGTACCGGTAGATTATGATGCAAGGCTTAAGAAATTAGTTCTTACTCCAAAAGCTATTGCAATACATGAAAAGGTAGACATGGAGATTAATCTTATAGAAGAAGAGATGACAAAAGGACTGACAAAGGAGGAGATAAATAGCTTTTTATCAATTTTAAGAAAAATTAAAAAGAATATGGAATAA
- a CDS encoding MOSC domain-containing protein, producing the protein MAKVLAVNISEKKGVPKEPIEKGYFEVDHGLVGDAHAGKWHRQVSLLGQESIDKTKLIEVEGFCVGKFAENLTTEGIILYELPIGTRLKIGETLMEVTQIGKECHLGCAIRELVGDCVMPREGIFTKVITPGWIKPGDEIEIV; encoded by the coding sequence ATGGCAAAGGTTTTGGCTGTGAACATAAGCGAAAAAAAGGGAGTTCCAAAGGAGCCCATAGAAAAGGGTTATTTTGAAGTGGACCATGGCCTTGTAGGAGATGCCCATGCAGGAAAATGGCACAGGCAGGTGAGCCTTTTAGGTCAGGAGAGCATTGACAAGACCAAGCTTATTGAAGTGGAAGGCTTTTGTGTAGGCAAGTTTGCTGAAAATCTCACTACTGAAGGAATAATTCTATATGAGCTTCCCATAGGTACAAGGCTTAAAATCGGTGAAACACTCATGGAGGTAACTCAGATAGGCAAGGAATGTCATTTGGGCTGTGCCATTCGTGAGCTTGTAGGAGACTGTGTAATGCCCAGGGAAGGCATATTTACAAAGGTTATAACTCCAGGCTGGATAAAGCCGGGAGATGAAATTGAAATAGTATAG
- the moaC gene encoding cyclic pyranopterin monophosphate synthase MoaC: MEFTHLNKEGRARMVDVSGKDDTLREAIAAGFIYMKKETLDRVAEGTIKKGDVLSVAQVGGIMGAKNTPNIIPMCHPIMITGCDIKFNISHEHQRIEITATVKNVGQTGVEMEALTAVSVAALTIYDMCKAIDKEMVISDIMLIKKSGGKSGLFERKG, encoded by the coding sequence ATGGAATTTACTCACCTTAATAAAGAAGGCCGGGCAAGGATGGTGGATGTATCCGGCAAGGATGATACCTTAAGAGAAGCTATAGCTGCTGGCTTCATATATATGAAAAAGGAAACCTTAGACAGGGTAGCCGAGGGTACCATAAAAAAAGGAGATGTGTTATCCGTAGCCCAGGTGGGAGGTATAATGGGTGCTAAAAACACCCCCAATATAATACCTATGTGCCATCCTATTATGATTACCGGATGTGATATAAAATTCAATATAAGTCATGAGCATCAAAGGATTGAAATAACCGCAACGGTAAAAAATGTAGGACAAACCGGGGTTGAAATGGAGGCACTGACTGCGGTGAGTGTTGCAGCATTAACCATTTATGATATGTGCAAGGCAATAGACAAGGAAATGGTAATATCTGATATTATGCTCATTAAAAAAAGCGGCGGAAAATCAGGATTATTTGAAAGGAAGGGTTAA